One Fibrobacter sp. UWB16 DNA window includes the following coding sequences:
- a CDS encoding diphosphate--fructose-6-phosphate 1-phosphotransferase produces MSENLSVLTKARQAYQPKLPVSLKNGALSVKINKGAATESVSDQAKIKELFPNTYGLPVVQFEAAEAKAGKALRMGVVLSGGQAPGGHNVIAGIYDGIKSVSKDSVLFGFLGGPSGLENGKYIEIDDAKMDAYRNAGGFDMIQSGRTKLETEEQFNKCIAVANKLDLDAIVIIGGDDSNTNAAVLGEYFQSKGVKTCVCGCPKTIDGDLKNEFIETSFGFDTAVKTYSELIGNIMRDANSAQKYWHFIKLMGRSASHIALEAALQTHPNICLISEEVKAKQMKLKDVIKQVADVVYARAAQGKNFGVALIPEGLLEFIPDVGVLISELSEALAHHEAEVEGLDTAAKVEKLCAWVSAESAEVLKSLPAGIQAQLMLERDSHGNVQVSLIETEKLIIEMVKKELKNRGDFKGKFSALNHFFGYEGRCAAPSNFDADYCYSLGFAASVLALNGMNGYMSSVRNVTKGIENWVAGGLPITMMMNIERRHGADKPVIRKALVELEGPMSAPFKYFAARRDEWAKTESYTYPGPIQYWGPSEVCDITNFTIKLERGAM; encoded by the coding sequence ATGTCCGAAAATCTCTCTGTACTGACCAAGGCCCGTCAGGCCTATCAGCCGAAGCTCCCGGTGTCCCTCAAGAATGGCGCCCTCAGCGTGAAGATTAACAAGGGTGCAGCTACGGAATCCGTTAGCGACCAGGCCAAGATCAAGGAACTCTTCCCGAACACTTACGGTCTTCCGGTTGTTCAGTTCGAAGCTGCCGAAGCCAAGGCTGGCAAGGCTCTCCGCATGGGCGTGGTTCTCTCTGGTGGCCAGGCTCCGGGTGGACATAACGTTATCGCCGGTATCTACGACGGCATCAAGTCCGTTTCCAAGGATTCCGTCCTTTTCGGTTTCCTCGGCGGTCCGAGCGGTCTCGAAAACGGCAAGTACATTGAAATTGACGACGCCAAGATGGACGCCTACCGCAACGCCGGTGGCTTCGACATGATCCAGTCTGGCCGTACCAAGCTCGAAACTGAAGAACAGTTCAACAAGTGCATCGCTGTTGCTAACAAGCTCGACCTCGACGCTATCGTTATCATCGGTGGTGATGACTCCAACACGAACGCAGCAGTTCTCGGTGAATACTTCCAGTCCAAGGGCGTCAAGACCTGCGTTTGCGGTTGCCCGAAGACCATCGACGGTGACTTGAAGAACGAATTCATCGAAACCTCTTTCGGTTTCGACACCGCTGTGAAGACCTACTCTGAACTCATCGGCAACATCATGCGCGATGCTAACTCCGCTCAGAAATACTGGCACTTCATCAAGCTCATGGGCCGCTCTGCTTCCCATATCGCTCTCGAAGCCGCTCTCCAGACCCACCCGAACATCTGCCTTATCTCTGAAGAAGTCAAGGCTAAGCAGATGAAGCTCAAGGACGTGATCAAGCAGGTTGCTGACGTTGTTTACGCTCGTGCAGCTCAGGGCAAGAACTTCGGTGTCGCCCTCATTCCGGAAGGCCTCCTCGAATTCATCCCGGACGTTGGCGTCCTTATCTCTGAACTTTCTGAAGCCCTCGCCCACCACGAAGCTGAAGTCGAAGGTCTCGACACGGCTGCTAAGGTCGAAAAGCTCTGCGCATGGGTCAGCGCTGAATCCGCTGAAGTCCTCAAGAGCCTCCCGGCTGGCATCCAGGCTCAGCTCATGCTCGAACGCGACAGCCATGGCAACGTTCAGGTTTCCCTCATCGAAACTGAAAAGCTCATCATCGAAATGGTCAAGAAGGAACTCAAGAACCGTGGTGACTTCAAGGGCAAGTTCTCTGCTCTCAACCACTTCTTCGGTTACGAAGGCCGTTGCGCAGCTCCGTCCAACTTCGACGCTGACTACTGCTACAGCCTCGGCTTTGCAGCCTCTGTTCTCGCCCTCAATGGCATGAACGGCTATATGAGCTCTGTCCGCAACGTCACCAAGGGTATCGAAAACTGGGTCGCTGGCGGCCTTCCGATCACCATGATGATGAACATCGAACGCCGTCACGGCGCCGACAAGCCGGTTATCCGTAAGGCTCTCGTTGAACTCGAAGGCCCGATGAGCGCTCCGTTCAAGTACTTCGCCGCTCGCCGCGACGAATGGGCTAAGACTGAATCCTACACCTATCCGGGTCCGATCCAGTACTGGGGTCCGAGCGAAGTTTGCGACATCACGAACTTCACGATCAAGCTCGAACGCGGTGCAATGTAA